TCATTGGgtccattgaaaaaaaattatgacatATCCATGTTAATCCTTAAtcagtcataaaaaaataaagttatttcaCAACGGATATTGAATGGAACAATTTCGGTTGCTCTTCCACATAAAACCTTCCAGGTAACTGATTCACCTCTAACCTTATTGGACAGAGAATCAAATGGCAATATTACATCATTACAATTAATAGAATCTACAAGGCTTGGGGTCTTATCTCAAGACATactgtactccctccgtcccaaaatttGGCAAATTTTTGACTATCTGTATctagcatttgaccatccgtcttatttaaaaaaaattttaaaaaatagtcacaaagttctattcatgatttatcatctaataaaaataaaaatattaatcgtaaaacttttttgaataagacgaagcgtcaaacattatagctaaaaaataaaagatttgtttattttgggacggagagagtacgtCCTTAAGGCATGGACAAGTTGCAAATCTTATACAGAGCAATAGCCCAATAGAAAGGCTTTGGtatgagcagcagcagtagagaTTTTAGATACAGCAGAATGTACCTAATGACTGTGCAGTTAGCTCATAAGCTAATAGAGAACCTGAactcaaaaattcaaatagcTCAACCAGAATAAGAGGTTCAATTGTTTATGTTGCACCAGGTGACAGAAATCCTTCCATTATTATATTGcacattttaaaagaaaaacatgataTGCTTACAGTAAATTTTGTGTAACTGCAGAGTATGGGGAAGGGTTTGCAATCTCAACTTCTGGTGATGTTTAGCCTTGGAATTTTGCTGCTTGAGGTGTTTACTAGAAGACGCCCAACGGGCAACGGACGACATTTTCAGAGATTCATTAGATCTACATAAGCTTACCAAGGATGTTGTTCCAATAGAACCTTAGAGATAGCAGACTCAACAATCTGGCTGCACAAAGAACCACAGGATAGTGTTATGTGGAGCAGACTCCACGGTCTTCAGGCAGTAGAGATTCATGCAATAAGAGATGCATATCTCATGTTTACCAATTAGCTCGCATAGGTAATAGAAGTTAGAACAGAAAGAAAAGCCTCCACCAGGGCATCCAAACCAGCTACAATACACAAGCTCATAGGAAGTAAGCCTGAAATAACAAAAGCCATATATGTATGGTGTTTCAATTAGCTATGACTCTCATAACTGTAGTGTGCTTATTTGATACAGTATCAGACAATTCAAAGTAAAGTTCAGCTCACACTGTTTCCTTCTTCCTGCATAATTGAAAAGTTGGAGCCCTTGCCGTCCCTTCTACAAAATTCACCTCAGATCAGTTTCCTGCATAATTGAAAAGGATGAGCTCCTGCCATCCCTTCTCCAAACTTCACTCAGATGAGTTGCAAGCACCAAAATCCAGTAGCCAGTAGTACAACTAGCAAGAATATATCCAATTCAAGTAAATCAATCTACACAATTGGGTCCACACAGTAAAGAACATTTCTAAACATCAAACACGCAAGGACTCAAAGGAGCAAGATTGTTCCTGATGAATTGGCATTTTCTCGGTCTAACAGCAGTTTTGTTCCACAAAATTTCACGATATCATAAAACTAGCAGCACAATGACCGGCAAGAATAAGAAAATCGAACAATCACAGAACAGCAATCACATACATAGAAGTAACATAAACAGTATTCCTGATTAGTGAGAAATCAGTTTCAATCACACCGTACTTCTTACAACCACCAACCACGCACTAAACCATCCATTCCGAATAAACACTACCACTACCAGATAAACAGAGAAGAGCAGGAAACTAACACTAGCACTAGGTGGAACCTAAGAGGAGGTGAACTTGGTGACGGCCTTGGTGCCCTCGGAGACGGCGTGCTTGGCGAGCTCGCCGGGGAGAACGAGGCGGACGGAGGTCTGGATCTCGCGGGAGGTGATGGTGGGCTTCTTGTTGTACCGCGCCAGCTTGGcagcctcgccggcgagcttcTCGAAGATGTCGTTGATGAAGGAGTTCATGATCGACATGGCCTTGGAGGAGATGCCGATGTCGGGGTGCACCTGCTTCAGCACCTTGAAGATGTAGATCTTGTACGTCTCCACGCTCTTCTTCGCCTTCTTCCTCCCGGCGCGGTCCTTCTTCCCCTCGCCCTTCTCGCCCTTGCCGGCCGGGAGCCGCTTCTCCGCCTTGGGCTTCTTCCCCGCGGGGGCCTTCTCGGCCGcgggctcctcctccgcgggcTTCTTCGCCGCCGGCTTCTTCTCCGCCTTGGGCGCCATGGATTGCTGCGCTCTGCTGCTTCTCTTCGAGAGGAGGGTTTGGGTCTGGAGCCGCGTGAGCTGCGAAGATGGATCGCGATGTGAGGAAGGGGAACCGGGTGGGGGACGAGTTTATAGCGGGGGGGAGAGGTGAGAGCTGATTGGCGGAGAGGCTTGTCCCCCGGATCGGTGACGTGGACGATCGTGTGACGTCCGGTGATGTTTCAGGGGACGGCTGCAACGCGTCTCCGTGCGGATCGCTGACGTGGTGAAAACTTTAGGCGGGAACGCGGATTGTTTCCGGCGCGCGGTGGTGATGGCCAGGCCTGATGCCCtgatgggttttttttttgcttttgctagCTAATCCACCTACGCTGCGTTCCGTAAGAGATGGAGGGGTTCGTTATCTGACATAcaacttaggccgcgttccgCTCGGGCAAGGTATctaaccaatttttttttctttgtgcaCGTTTCCTAAattactaaacggtatatttatttaaaaattttctataaaaaatttgttttaaaaaatcatattaatctattttatatttttttaataattaataattaattaatcatatacttatctactactatgtttttcgtgccggaTAACTTACCATCACCACCCCACTCCCGAACGCAGccataatagattagtacataattaattaattattaaaaatatgaaatagactaatatggtttttaaaatttaatagtataaaaaatatgcgtATGAAAAACAAggggataagataacttagagcaggtacaatagcaaggctataagctagctataaacatattttaaagagataagagtgGAGAGAAGGGAGATGGACTACTAATGtgcatgacatgtgggaccatgtattgatgttttataggtaactattgtataattggctattagattgactatagataaattagagctactAGTTGGCTATTAACTTGCTCCTATACCCTTGCCGAACACCGTACTAATATCACTCGTCTTCTAAAACTATAAACAGCTCTCGGAAacgatttttttagcaaagaaaagaaaaataggtgTTGTATACATGATACTCcgtattattttgttttgttttattgttgcacttgttaattataaaatcaagGGGTCAAATTTAACACTTCATGCACCGTCTTATTGGTATATCACCGCATAGTCAAaatgtagcatcacatttttttttaattttgcgtGAGGCTAATGGGCTAATCGGAAAAGCTTAAAATAACGCGGCCTACCTCTTTGTTCGGTCTACCATTAATTAAACTGAACGACTATTTTATCAGACCAGTGACCATCAATTAACTCAAATTTCCTATGTATCATATGCAGTCGGAAAcccaaagttattttttacatcAGCATCAGCATGCATCCTACCAAGACATGACGACGGCTACAGTTTTACATCCAGAGATAAAAGGTTACGGGATATATGCCGAGTCGATGAAAGAACACATATCTATAAATACTGAACCCACTGCTAATTATAACATGTTACaactttgtaaatatgtcacgGCATCACTCGCTAGCGATTATTACAAACTCATATATCACATCATTTGTTTCACTAACAGTTATTACAACTCAAATAAAAATGTCATACTATCTAATTTATTACATTCAAGAGCACTATATCAAATTAACATCAcatattatttctataatacTTTAACATTCACACATTTATTATTTCTACAATATTTAACATACATTTAATCATATGTTTTGCAGTAAAATACATGGCACCACCTAATATCAGATGATAGATTGATCATAACGTGTATTCTAGAAGCCACCATGCTTTGCATTGTATTATATTACATCtatctcaaaatattaaaaactaaCATTGGACTAGACATAACCTGTAACCTGGTATAAgtttatctagatttgttATACTAGGTTATATCAAATCGGGCCAACacatattttaacattttgtgATGGATGTTGCTAATCAGTAAGCACAAAAATtcattaacattatttttctgcaagatttaaaaaatcgtCATATCAGCATAGAATAATTGCTACTACTCTcttcatccaaaaatataagggattttaaggttttatcTCATTCTTAAATATTCTCTAATGCTAGCTATCACATTCATcactttttattcaaatttcttcTGGACTACTCTCCCATCTATACCTCCACCTATTTAAGAAGAGCACACTAGTCATCTCTTTTTTCTACTTAGAgctccatcttttcgtttttcttatagttacaaaccaaaatttaaatttttaatcttaaatttaaagttgattttagagttattttatcgtagtttattttccagcttttgcttttagatcactaaaccacatatataaaagttttatccagaattattttttatttgctaatataccatttaattatcttcataaaaacaaaaagatagcaTAACATTTAGTTGTTTGCCATTAGCTACCTAATAGAACAAGTTTCACATTAAATAGTGACAAATCATGAAATATATCATACCTAtggcctgtttagttcccaaaatatttgtccgaaaaacattacatcaaatttttacacacttaaatagagcattagtcatataaaaaacactAATTACAAAGCTAGAGGAAAATCGTtggacaaatcttttaaacgttattagtccataattagtcataaatacTACAATAACCACATGTGTCAATGACGGATTATTTGTCTCGTGATTTTTAGTGAAgctataaaattcgttttttcgttcatgtccgaaaacctctttcgAGATCCGGTCCAACATCCGACATGGGACTCGAAAATTTTTCGTTTCGCGATCTAAAACACGCCCCTAGCTGAGTTTGGTGGAACAATAGGAATCGTCGTAATCGAACTATCCACATAaaccattttcttttgcaaggATACGGAGCAAAGTACAGTGACCACACAAAGTACAGTCAACGAAGCATGTGACTAAAGTTTTATTCCAAGTATAGTAAGAGCCCGTTGGTAGTAGAGTATCGTTCTCACACATCGAAGCGAAGAAACTTGAAGAGACGCCACATGAGGCTTACGGTAGCTTACCTCCTCTCCGTCCTGgcgatcgccgccggcggcggcagcagcagcgacgagGCCACGCTGCTTGCTTTCAAGGCGGGGTTCAGCGAGGGCAGCTCAGGTGCGCTCGCCTCCTGGAACAGCAGCACCGGCTTCTGCCGCTGGGAGGGCGTCACATGCGACCGTCGGATGCcgacgagggtggcggcgctgaGCCTGCCGTCGAGCAACCTCGCCGGCACGCTCTCACCGGCCGTCGGAAACCTCACCTTCCTCCGGTGGCTCAACCTGAGCTCCAACGCGCTCCACGGGGAGATTCCCTCGAGCCTCGGCCGGCTCCGGCGTCTGCAGGTCCTCGACCTTGGCAGCAACTCCTTCTCCGGTGCGTTCCCTCGCAACCTCACCTCCTGCATCAGATTGACAAACCTGAGCGTCAGCTATAACCAGCTTGATGGCCACATCCCCGTGGAGCTGGGAAACAAGCTGACAATGCTTCAGTCACTTTTGCTGGAAAACAACAGCTTCACAGGGCCGATTCCGGCCTCGCTAGCCAACCTGTCGTCACTCCAGTGCCTACACATGCACAACAACCACCTGAATGGCCTCATACCGCCAGTGCTCGGCAGCATCCCAGCTCTGCAAGAGCTTAGCTTGGGCGGAAATGGCCTCTCAGGCGAACTTCCAGCCTCCCTGTGGAATCTGTCAACACTGACAGTCCTCGCAGTGTACGGCAACATGCTACAAGGAAGCATCCCGGCCAACGTTGGTGACAGTCTTCCTAATATGCGAACTTTTGGATTGGCCGATAACCGGTTCACCGGGGTCAtcccctcttctctcttcaATGTTTCATCACTCACACTTGTGGCTCTTTACAATAATAGATTTACTGGGTTTGTGCCGCCTGCCGTGGGAAGATTGCAGTCTCTTGCATTTCTATACCTGTCTGACAACCAACTTGAGGCAAACGGCAGAAAAGGATGGGAATTTATCACCTCATTAACCAACTGCAGTCAGCTGCAACACCTTGTTATCGCCAACAACTCTTTCAGCGGGCAGCTGCCAAGCTCGATTGTGAACCTGTCGACGACACTACAGAAGCTCTACTTAGGTGAAAATAGCATCTCCGGGAGCATCCCCGAAGAAATTGGCAATCTGGTCGGTCTGGACACGCTGTATCTGGCGTTCACCTCGCTATCTGGAGCAATTCCGTCTAGCATCGGGAAGCTAGCAAACTTGGTCGAAATCGGCCTATACAATACTAGCTTGTCAGGCCTCATACCATCATCTATTGGAAATCTTTCAAGTTTGAATAGGCTGTATGCATTCTACACCAGTTTGGAAGGGCCAATACCTGCGAGCCTTGGGAAACTAAGGAAGTTGTTTGTTCTAGATTTGTCAACCAACCGTCATAACGGGTCAATCCCAAAAGAAATTTTGGAGCTACCTTCACTGTCTTGGTATTTGGACTTGTCATACAATTCCCTCTCCGGACCACTTCCATTAGAAGTCGGCACCTTGGCTAACCTAAACCAGTTGATTCTGTCAGGAAACCAGTTGTCTGGCCAAATACCTGACAGTATAGGAAATTGCGAGGTGCTTGAATTCCTACAGCTAGATAAGAACTCATTTGAAGGAGGCATACCTCAATCTTTGACCAACTTGAAAGGGCTCAACCTTCTGAACCTAACTATGAATAAATTATCTGGTAGTATCTCAGAAACTATCAGTAGGATTGGCAATCTGCAACAGCTGTGTCTAGCTCACAATAATTTTTCAGGACCAATCCCAGCAACTCTACAAAATCTGACATTATTGTGGAAATTAGATGTGTCATTCAATAATTTGAAAGGGCAAGTACCAGATGAGGGAGTTTTCAAGAACCTTACTTACGCATCAGTTGCAGGGAACGCCGAGTTGTGCGGCGGAATAACCACGCTTCACTTGGCTCCATGCTCCATTCTTGTTGGAAGCAAGCACCGAAAGCAATATCCAAAGTCTCTGGCAAAAGCTCTGCCAACAACAGGAGCAATACTGGTGTTAGGTTCAGCTATTGTTCTTATTCTCTTACACCACAGGAAGCTCAAACGAAGACAAAATGGCCAAGGGACATCTCCAATCATTGAGGAACAGTATCAGAGGGTTTCTTATTATACGTTATCAAGGGGAAGTAATGGATTTTCAGAAGCTAACTTGCTTTGCAAAGGAAGTTATGGTTCTGTCTATAGATGTACTTTAGAAGAGGGTGAAATTCTTGCTGTAAAAGTGTTCAACCTTCAACAATCAGGATCTGCCAAGAGCTTTGTGGTTGAATGTGAGGCTTTGAGAAGAGTAAGACATCGTTGTCTTATAAAGATCATCACCTGTTGCTCAAGTACCGATCCACAGGGCCAAGAGTTCAAGTCATTAGTTTTTGAGTACATGCCCAATGGAAGCTTAGATGGTTGGCTTCATCCCAAGTCAAGCAATCCCACTCTTAGCAATACACTGAGCCTTTCACAGAGACTCAGCATTGCGGTTGATATTCTAGATGCACTGGATTACCTTCACAACCATTGTCAGCCACCAATCATCCATTGCGACCTGAAACCAAGTAATATTCTTCTTGCAGAAGACATGACCGCAAAGGTTGGAGATTTTGGCATATCAAGAATCCTCTCTGAAAgtataattaaaacaatgcaaaaTTCAAACAGCACATTTGGGATCAGAGGTTCCATTGGTTATATTCCACCAGGTAGTTCCAAATATTCCATTTTGTATCTATTCCTATCTCCCAGTCTCCCTTCTCCCCAATGGGTGAGGTCGTCTTGTGGCATTCCAATTTTTTCTTCACATTTTAAGGTGCATTTACAGACTTTCTGACATTGCAAATATTGCAGAGTATGGTGAAGGTTCTGCAGTCTCCAGGCTAGGTGATATTTACAGCTTAGGGATATTGTTGCTTGAGATATTTATTGGAAGGAGCCCTACTGATGACATGTTCAATGATTCAATGGATCTACACAAGTTTGCCTCAGCAGCATTTCCTGAACGAGTCTTGGAGATAGCTGATCAAACAATCTGGCTACATGAAGAAGCAAAAAATAAGGATGCAACAAATGCAGGCATAACAAGAGGTATTCAGGAGTGTTTGGCTTCGGTCATTAGGCTTGGCATATCCTGCTCAAAGCAACAAGCCAAAGAGCGAATGTTGTTAGCAGATGCTGTGTCAAAGATGCATGCAATCAGAGATGAATACCTTCTGTCTCAGGTGGTTAAGAACTGAAAACCAGAGTTGAGCTAAATGTAAGGTGAGATGTATATACAGAGTTGATGATTGATTTGGAAATACAGAGGCATACAAGGTCTTATAGTTGTCATTCACTAAATAAAGGTTAGATGCCTGTAATTGCAAAAGATGCATACAGAATGTAATCATATTATGATAGAAAAGTACTGGAGTTTTTGGCTTCTTACACTATGTGGATAAGATTTCAATGCCAAGTCGTGCACAACAATAGTTGCAGAATTTCTAACTCCCTGACAAATATATTTCCAGAACAATAGGCGCATGTAAGTTTTTGCCCCTAGGCCCCCTACAGAACGATAGCTTATTACACAATGCAGCACTAATAAATTGGAATTATGCAGATCAAACTAGAATATCAAATCCATAACTATGACAATTTATGCTatcaaaaaagataaaagcaCAACTGTTCAAACAATTAACCAAACAGGAATGAAGGAGAGTTCCCCAAAAGCATCAGACCCCATTATTCGAACCATTTTCCATAGTAGCTACCAAAGCTTTTCTATGAGCCAAAAATACTGCCATATCCACATTAATTGGTCATAAAGGATTAAAGGACATACGGATATAGCTAAAGCTACATGGCATGGAATGCTTAATAGAATAAGCCAACAGAAATTCAGGGTGATCTTCCAGTGATGAATGGAGAAAACTGATACACTTCAAACAACCTCGCTGGAAGGAGAATTTAAGGATAgcattacaaaaaaaaaaaaagaatccatAAGAGCTTGGTCGTTGTCTTCAGGCATTGCAATATGGCATATCCTGAATTCCTGATATCCTGCAGGCAACCACAACTCCCCCCCAACAGCAAGCTTTGAAAAAGATGCAGCAGAGATGATAGCATACCTCATGGTTGCTAGTCAGCAGACAAGCGAATCAGGAGCAAAGAGAGAGCGTTCACTGGGACATTCAGGACAGAAATCAGTAACAGGTTGGAACAGCAAAATCCTGAAATAAAGCAAACACACATGGTGTTTCAGGCACTAATTTCACTAGTATACTGTATTTCTTTGAAACTTTACCATACGAAGGTGAAGCTAAACTTAATTTCAGATTTCAAAGTTCTCAGCTCAAAACAGAACCAAAGATCATGTTGCTATACCATACACTGAGATGCGCACAGCTCTTATGTTTTAAATGCACACATCATAAACGAAAATGAGCAACAGGATCACAAAAATTTTGGATTCCTTCCGAGGTAGTTCCCTACCATAGAACATTCAAACCTATAAACTACATGGTGACACTTGAGCAGTAGCACCAAACTCCAAATAAACATGATCCAGAAATCAAATTCTGGTCAATATTAATTCTACAAGATCAGACATTAATTGTTTCCAACAAGCATAAGCCAACCAGAGATAACAAAAGAGAAATCACCTATTAACATGGTTTAAAGCAAAGTTAATACTCCAGGGTACTTAAGACAATGGTTTCCCCAAAACAACCAGCGCAATTTTCTTACCCCCATTCCCACAGAATACCAAACTAACGACCTAGAGCAATATGAAACAGTAGGTGAGTAACAATTCACCATCCAGTTCTACTGTTCTAACCATCGATGCCTAGGAGGATGTGAACTTGGTGACGGCCTTGGTGCCCTCGGAGACGGCGTGCTTCGCGAGCTCGCCGGGGAGCACGAGGCGCACGGAGGTCTGGATCTCGCGGGAGGTGATGGTGGGCTTCTTGTTGTACCGCGCCAGCTTGGcagcctcgccggcgagcttcTCGAAGATGTCGTTGATGAAGGAGTTCATGATAGACATTGCCTTGGAGGAGATGCCGATGTCGGGGTGTACCTGCTTCAGCACCTTGAAGATGTAGATCTTGTACGTCTCCACGCTCTTCTTCGCCTTCTTCCTCCCGGCGCGGTCCTTCTTCCCCTCGCCCTTCTCGCCCTTGCCGGCCGGGAGCCGCTTCTCCGCCTTGGGCTTCTTCCCCGCGGGGGCCTTCTCGGCCGcgggctcctcctccgcgggcTTCTTCGCCGCCGGCTTCTTCTCCGCCTTGGGCGCCATGGATGCTGCTCTCGCCTTCTCGGGAAGCGGGGCGGTGGGGTTTTGGCTCTAGAGCTCCGGGAAGAGGAGACGGGGGGCGATGCTTTTATGGAGGAAGCGGTGCGCGCTCCGATTGGTGGAAGGGCCAGAGGCGCGGATCGATGACGTGGATGAATTCCTGACGTTCCATGCTGGGGTCGGCGGCCGGGATGCGTTTCTGCGTGGATGGCCCGCTCGCCGAAAATGGTGCGCGGGAAGAGACGGatcggaggagaggagggagcggttcccgcgcgcgcgggtgTACACGACTTTCGGAGTTGGGCTTTCCGTCGGTGGAAAGCTTAGGTTACGGCCCAATTCAGCATTGCGGTTGATATTCTGGATGCACTGGATTACCTTCACAACCATTGTCAGCCACCAATCATCCATTGTGACCTGAAACCAAGTAATATTCTTCTTGCAGAAGACATGAACGCTAAGGTTGGAGATTTCGGCATATCAAGAATCCTCCCTGAAAGTGTTGTTACAACACTGCAAAATTCAAACAGCACAGTTGGGACCAGAGGTTCCATTGGTTATATTCCACCAGGTAGTTCCAAATATTGCATTCTTACTTCATTCCTGCTTCAAGGTTGGGGTCAACTTGGGGCAATCCAAATATACTCCGTATCATTTTGAGTTGCATGTCAAGATTAACTGAAGTTGCATATATTGCAGAGTATGGTCAAGGTTCTGCAGTCTCCAAACAAGATGATATTTACACCTTAGGCATACTATTGCTTGAGATATTTACCGGAAGGAGTCCTACGGATGACATATTGACATGTTCAAGGATTCAGTGGATTTACACAAATTTGCTGCCGCAACATTTCCTGACCAAGTCTTAGAGATAGCTGATCAAACAATCTGgcaaaacataaaatcatTCAAGAGTGTTTGGTTTCTGTCCTTTGGCTGGCCATATCCTGCTCAAAACAACAAGCCAAAGAGAGAATGTTGTTAGGAGTTGCTATGTCAAAGATGCATGCGATCAGAGATGAATACCTCAAGTCTCGAGTGGTCAAGAAATGAACAGTAGAGTACTTGAGATAAATGTTGGGGGaggtatatatgtacagtttATGATTGCATATTCATTAAGTAAAAGTAAATGGCATGTCATTGTAAAAGATGCATACAGAATATAATGAACTTATCATGATGATCAGATGATATAGAAGTACCAGAGCTTTTGCCTTCTTACACATAATGTAATCAACTAACCATGTTGCCTTCAATACCAATTGCTACACAACCAGAGACGCAGAATTTCATACGGCCTGACTCAGATTCCCACATATACTACAATGCAGCAAgaaattttgcaaatatacagaCCAAACACAGAACATCAAATCCACAACAATTCATGCTATAGAAAATGTTAAAAGCACAAGTGTTCAAACAATCAACCAAATAGTACTAGGAATGAAGGAGAGTTGCCCAATCCCCCAAAACATCAGAGATTAGACCCACTATTCAAATCACTGTATCATAACTGCTACCGGAGCTTTTCTATTAGCGAAAAATACTGTCATATCCATATTAACTATAGTAAACAAAGGATATAGCTAAAATTACTTGGCATGGAATGTTTAATAGAATCCCAACAGAAATTCAGGATGCACTTG
This is a stretch of genomic DNA from Oryza brachyantha chromosome 1, ObraRS2, whole genome shotgun sequence. It encodes these proteins:
- the LOC102718685 gene encoding histone H2B.5, producing MAPKAEKKPAAKKPAEEEPAAEKAPAGKKPKAEKRLPAGKGEKGEGKKDRAGRKKAKKSVETYKIYIFKVLKQVHPDIGISSKAMSIMNSFINDIFEKLAGEAAKLARYNKKPTITSREIQTSVRLVLPGELAKHAVSEGTKAVTKFTSS
- the LOC102718962 gene encoding histone H2B.5-like, whose translation is MAPKAEKKPAAKKPAEEEPAAEKAEKAPAGKKPKAEKRLPAGKGEKGEGKKDRAGRKKAKKSVETYKIYIFKVLKQAEKKPAAKKPAEEEPAAEKAPAGKKPKAEKRLPAGKGEKGEGKKDRAGRKKAKKSVETYKIYIFKVLKQVHPDIGISSKAMSIMNSFINDIFEKLAGEAAKLARYNKKPTITSREIQTSVRLVLPGELAKHAVSEGTKAVTKFTSS
- the LOC102718039 gene encoding receptor kinase-like protein Xa21 is translated as MRLTVAYLLSVLAIAAGGGSSSDEATLLAFKAGFSEGSSGALASWNSSTGFCRWEGVTCDRRMPTRVAALSLPSSNLAGTLSPAVGNLTFLRWLNLSSNALHGEIPSSLGRLRRLQVLDLGSNSFSGAFPRNLTSCIRLTNLSVSYNQLDGHIPVELGNKLTMLQSLLLENNSFTGPIPASLANLSSLQCLHMHNNHLNGLIPPVLGSIPALQELSLGGNGLSGELPASLWNLSTLTVLAVYGNMLQGSIPANVGDSLPNMRTFGLADNRFTGVIPSSLFNVSSLTLVALYNNRFTGFVPPAVGRLQSLAFLYLSDNQLEANGRKGWEFITSLTNCSQLQHLVIANNSFSGQLPSSIVNLSTTLQKLYLGENSISGSIPEEIGNLVGLDTLYLAFTSLSGAIPSSIGKLANLVEIGLYNTSLSGLIPSSIGNLSSLNRLYAFYTSLEGPIPASLGKLRKLFVLDLSTNRHNGSIPKEILELPSLSWYLDLSYNSLSGPLPLEVGTLANLNQLILSGNQLSGQIPDSIGNCEVLEFLQLDKNSFEGGIPQSLTNLKGLNLLNLTMNKLSGSISETISRIGNLQQLCLAHNNFSGPIPATLQNLTLLWKLDVSFNNLKGQVPDEGVFKNLTYASVAGNAELCGGITTLHLAPCSILVGSKHRKQYPKSLAKALPTTGAILVLGSAIVLILLHHRKLKRRQNGQGTSPIIEEQYQRVSYYTLSRGSNGFSEANLLCKGSYGSVYRCTLEEGEILAVKVFNLQQSGSAKSFVVECEALRRVRHRCLIKIITCCSSTDPQGQEFKSLVFEYMPNGSLDGWLHPKSSNPTLSNTLSLSQRLSIAVDILDALDYLHNHCQPPIIHCDLKPSNILLAEDMTAKVGDFGISRILSESIIKTMQNSNSTFGIRGSIGYIPPEYGEGSAVSRLGDIYSLGILLLEIFIGRSPTDDMFNDSMDLHKFASAAFPERVLEIADQTIWLHEEAKNKDATNAGITRGIQECLASVIRLGISCSKQQAKERMLLADAVSKMHAIRDEYLLSQVVKN